The window GGCCGCTCACGGCCACTGCAACGGTGTTCCTGGTCGTTGTCGCCGCCGTCGATGCACCATCGCTGCTACTCATTCTTAAATCGAACTTCGACCTAAACGTGTGAGAAGAAGTCGGAGACTCGAGGGTATGGGAAAATGGCGAATACCGTGTTGATTTTTGACTACGACCTTCTTCCTCCAGAGTCTCGCTCTAACTGAAACTGAAAATAACACTTCACGTTTGGTCCTGGGCCCTGGCCCACCAGTGATCTGTGATCTTCTGGGAAAAAATTGTCACAACTTTGGCAAGTTTGACCATTAAGACGGATATATACGGAATATCCCGCCTTCTCTAGGAATTGGATCAGATCAAATCGGTCAGAGTGGGTTCATTCGGAtgcacttttatttttcaaaaataaaattaattttttggaccattttacccttagatCTTATCAATTGATCGATAAGTATTGAATTGGTATCAAGGGTCGATCTTGGAAGAGGGTGAATCATATTCAGGAAAAGAGTGGTTTTGAGTCATTGAATTTGGATTACAAGTTTTGCATGGAAGGGTGTAGGCAACgttttaaaaatcagaatcGATTGCAATTAATCCCAATTGATAGTTCTACGCAAATCATTCTAGGGATTTTGTGATTGGGTCACTATATTTCAACTTTGAGGGATTAATTCTAAGATTTTTTGGACTGATTTCAACTAATTCTAATCCGAATCTGATTGAAATCAGAAAAAATTGATTCAAtccccaattttgagtttgataTCTTGGGTGTAGGAGTGTAGGACTTTTATATACAAAATAGGTTCAAGTGATATGTGGAATTATTCATGCATATGACAAGGAAAGATATTTTACAACTACAAATATTAATCTAGATTATTAAAAGTATTTGAATAATACCAATCCTAGTTGGAAAGAGACTTTAAATCATCTCAATCCCAGTTACAATAAATTAAACAAGCAAGCGACATGAGAATACTATACATGACAAGATTTCTCTAGATGATGGTGAAATATAAAATTCTTTAGGTGGTATTTTTTGTATTAACAATATTAGTCACATTTCTTTTCTTGTATGATTCATCTCGTATTAAATTTTATCTTTagaaaaaagaagcttgaaagGAATCATGGCTCTTATGCCTAGATAGAGAGGGCGAAATGATCACCTTGCCTTGTATCAAAACAGAAGTCTCACCCTTATTAATACTTTCATGTGCGTTTACATTGACACTTTTGTGTGTATTTCCATTGCCTCCGCATTAGTGCAGGGACCACACTCTCTTTTAGGGAACTCTCttcctttattttaattatattttaaatgatctacttaaaaaaaaatctatttcgaAGGTTTAACATGTTTTAAAATCCAATTGGAGTAGTGTGAATTCAAACATTAGTAAAGagcaaagaggaaaaaaaaattccacaaaATCTAAGAGCTAATGAAATTGCTATATTGAGGAATAAAACCAATTTCAAACTTTCTTGACTACGTGATAAATTGATTGAAACTAAAATTAGTAAACCTAAAATAATAttgttcacatgtcaagtttcaatcaAATTAGAGTTTACTGagtgataaaataaagaataaaaagaaaatcacgAGAGATCTAGTAGTTGCTAGAGCACCAATAGGTATGCATGGATGTACACCAATACAAGAGCATGTATTGGGCTACATGGGAGGGGTTTTTATTGAATTTGGGGCTTATGTATCACCAGTATACCTATATATCCAACGGTCAGAATGACTACATCACCTTTCTTAtagcagggaaaaaaaaaaaagtgcctaTGCATATACTTTATATATACATCACTTAATTTGACAAGTTGGGGActtcactcacacacacacaagaggggaggggggatgataggaaagggggggggggggatgcgTGTGACAAGAGTTAATCCCTAAACAACAAACCTAGCATCTGCTCTACCAACAGAAGCTGCAACCAATGTGCTATGCATTGGATTCGCAAGAACTTGACATATCCATATTACATAATTTATCAGTAGGTGATATGCtgccaaaaccttaaaccatgtTTTTCCTAAAAAAGAGATTGAAAATCCTGGGCCAAGCATTTAAGATCCagtggaaagagaaaaaaaaaaaaaaatgcccatCCTTGCTTTTCTTCCCCAAAGTAAGGTTGTCCCATGCATGGaatcaagtatcagtatcggattGGCCGATGcatattgatcattttttttttttatgtatattttttttactgttttcccCTTAAATAACACTGATAACCGATCTAAATCGATCAAGTATCAGATCTCAgtcgatactgatacgatactaatacttgaaaccatggtcccATGACATGATTCAATAGGAAGGAAACTTGGGCTGGGCCAGCCTGTGTGGGCTGATCAGCCCGGCTCTTAATTTAGACCAAACAGCCTGGCTTGAGATAGACGTGAACTGCGAAGCTCAACCCTATCCCCAATATAAGTTAGGGCCGACCGGCCGAGCAAGGTTGCCATTGACCCAATCCAATCTAAGCCGACTACATATAGTGCTAGGCCTGGTATATTTATGAGTAATTCTTCTGCTTATTATTCCTCTTTGCTCCATAGATCATGTAGAATTATTGTTATGAGTTCAAATTATCTGTAGTGAgtggtgaggtgcagtgagcatccaatggctgggagGACCCGATCATGCACTCCGGTCATTGGATGCTTACTACACCTCATCGCCTCACTGCAGACGATTTTATTGTGTTACATTCTCGATACCTAAATCCTACCACCGATTAGATATATattaggagaatttttttttttcgcctAGGATGAACAGAGAATCTAGTCATCCACAAGGTGTGATCATATGATTGGACTCTTGGGCTAGTGATTTCCATCATTAACTCTATATACTCTTGTACAAAGTCGAAAACACCATTCCCCTTTCAATCCAAAGGTTAGATGTCATGATTTAAGATGTGCTCTCATCATTATTACTTGGCTGAAGGAAACTGGTCctatatattatacgtatattGTAAAAATGCaatcctaaaatgatgcagaaggcaatggaaaaacaagaacaaacaatgcacacatgtttacgaggttcaacaagattgcctatgtcctcaatgagatgagatcctgcttcgctatcaatggagaatagggttacagtgttcatcctcacacctctcagtatttcttgcattatagagaaagaaaccctagaTCTCCGTCCTGCTTGTCAAGgcgcctgcaccagtactccttggattaaactgtgacggaatacaagacatcatacaccaacatataTATCTTGttataatatttattattatattgatTGTAATTTACTTgtgaaatgattaaaaaaatttaataataatttgaaaatattttttcatttttttgcacATTTTTTGAGTATTCATGTGAAATGAAAAGATTTAcatatgttagatcaaacaccaagaaattcaaaaataaataaacaaaagatcTGCACGACACAgaaatttaacgaggttcacacaccagtgtggtgtgctacgtcctcgggcgaagaagaagatgattcactatgcagaagagagattacacccaagcattAACGAGAAAACTCgtcctgaaaccctaactcgaaaaacccccaaaatataatgacattctcaacaagacaacaatacattatatactctaagtcgtgggtcgacccatctaATCTTAGTCGATCCGGTTGAACCATACCGCAGGGACtacacccccatacgagatcaatgatgggcttCGAGCTTGGGCCTGTCGAcccaacccctttgcttccatcacagatcttagaaaactttccattcgggttgccaccaaaatatgtcagagtaGGTCAATCTTCAagatgggtcaagaattcgagacaaatttAACAACCtcattggaaaaagaaaaaaagtgttctacctaaaaaaaaaaagttgtagcAAGACtgtaagacaaaaaaaaaagattataaattaagaaaagagaACTTTGCGAGGCTGGTGTTGCCTACTCCTAGATACAGGTGGGCACAAAAAAACCACACTGCCCTATCCCATGTATTGCAGAAGCTCCCGCAAGCCCTCCCATTAATCCCGCTTGCTGGTATTGTctatttcaatccaaatcagccAATTCGATTGatattatttcaattttttgaaacaGTGCGCCTCACGGCTCCAAAGTTTTGGCATTTTGACGAAGCCCTTTGTCCCTCGGCTAACATACCAAGTCATTAACTGGTTTGTTGGTCAACCACATGAAATTGACCACATCAGATTTTAACCTTGCACTGCAAGCCGTTTTGTTGTTAACATcattaattattataaaaattcaCTTAGAACTCCCTAGAACTCGAAAATCAAGATACCTAGAGGGATTTGCAAGAAAGTACAAAGTGTAAAATTGTGGGCGCATATATGCCATAAACGGTAGATTATGTTTGGAGAAAGGCATAAAAAGTGGGATTGTCCAACAcgtttggatttggattcccTTTGCAATGACGAAGAAAGGTATCTAGTCTCCGCCTACATCATTAAATTAAATAACTCGCTTGCGTATAtattttattactattatttttttttttatttggacaaatgatctaatttaaaaaatatattgagtGGAATAGATCCCTAAAtgggacccataaatgtctcacTCCCCTGCGTGAAGACTTCACATACAGTTTTGTGATGACATTTGgctttttgttttcataaatccCCTTTCGTTAGattgtgtttggttgcaaggggaatttaaatggaagggaaataaattttttatacttaaaaaagaaatgtttataattatTACCCCATGTCGTCCAATGTGATTATTCTTTTAACCATTTTTAGtaataatacattttaaatatgatttttattttacatattatagcaaaaggttttgaatgcaaagtaaaaatgaaaataaccaAATAAGAAATGATTTGCCGTTAATGTTATAGTCACATTAATGATTAcatacatttcttttttaagaatgaaaaattttactttcttaccctttaattcctcttgcaaccaaacatagcctttagattttttttttcttttgtgggcAGAAGAAATATGTTGTCAAGAGACCATTCGTGAAGAGCTCCTATTCTCCATGTATGGAGAGCTGACCTGGACTTGGAGTATAAATTTTAAAAGTTActctacgaaaaaaaaaaaaaacagttaactTGGCTTTAGAAATCAAGATCACCTTTTGAGATCGGAAGCATCTCATCATTCTTTTAGAAAAGGAACTGTCACTTTTTCAAAAGACATACATACATGGACAAGAATATTGGTATCTCTCTGCTTGGTACGTAGGGTTTGTAGAAGACCCTATAAGTtgcaaaccaaatcaaaacagCAGGTTTTGAGTACAGCGACACTGTCACTGGTTGGTTTCTTGGCTTATGAGACTCTACTTGAGATGGGTCATGGGAGGAGTATGGTGTCAATAAGAAGAGAATGGTTTTCATGGCTTCTGTGGATTGAATTATTATTCGTGATCATGTTTTCGCAGGTAGCAATGGGAGATGAAATCGGGATACCTGCAACAGGTTTGCTATGTATTAGTGAATGCTCAACATGTCCTACCATCTGCTCACCTCCTCCAGCATCTGCTTctttgccaccaccaccaccaccaccttcatCCCCACCTCCACAACACTCGCCACCCCAATCAAACTATTTCCCTCAATCACCACCACCAAAGCCACCGCCACATTCACTATCTTCTTATTCGGCACCACCTCCTTCTTACTCTACTGTGTCATCCAGACCACCCCCTTCTCCATTAAGTTATTTCACCAACACGCCAACAGCTCAGTCACCACCTACTATTAATGGACCACTAAACGACTCTTATCCCTACTATTACTTCTATGCCTCTGAGGCAGCTTCGTTTTCCCTTCCAGCTATCTTTTCCTACTTTGTTACATCACTACTTTGCTCGAGCTTAGTGTTTCCATTTTGGTAATAATGTACATGTTGGGTTTCTAAGGGCAGCAGGTGAAAGTGTTATACAAGCAGTACTTCTGTCATAATCTGGGGTATCATATGTGTATCATGGATCTGTTAAGAGAAGGGTAATCCATTGCTTTTccatattataaatatttttacttCTTTGGTTTCTACTTTCTCAGATGTTTTCTTAGGTACCAATTTTCAGCTCGCTCAGTGAATGTCCTAATCAGGAttatagttagcaaattcggattcgggaattattcgggcggagaattattcggaataattcgattgattaatttaaggattcggtcaaaaaagcggtaaaaagcttattgggttttttttttattattattattttttattgttttttttttttttNNNNNNNNNNNNNNNNNNNNttttttttttttaataatgtttaaatggaccgaataattcggtttcggtccgaattatttcgcgatttatattaacttttgaaaaaatcacgaattttaaagaattttatttttaattcggattcggtccgaatttttgataaaattcggttcggccgaataattcgcgaattattcggccgaattgctaacacTGATTCAGGATATCTGATCTGTCCAAGCAATGCAGGAACGGAAAAAATGAGGGATGGAGTTCCCCTAGGTGATTTGGTTGCAACTGGGAAGAGTTTTCCCAGCTGTCCCATTGAAAAATGGAACACATTATGTGGGAAACACCTTTGAAAAATCAtccctcaaatatcttttcctttccttaggAAGACCAAGGAAATGGATATCCTAACGTTCAAGAAATGGATTTCCCTTCCAATCTTGTAGGGAAAGCTATCAAAGGCAGCCTATGTTTCTCCCCATTCAAAAAGATAAGTATTTCTATAATCTAGACAAACGTGGTATCTACCCTTTTCAAGCATTAGAGAGCATGTGTTTCCAGCCACAAGCTTTCCATTATGTGGCCAGAATAATGAACACAGCTGATTGATAGGGTCCATACAACAATATTAATCACCATCTTCATCCCATAAAATTGCTCTTGTGCACAAAACTGAGGTTTTATCAatgtgggggaaaaaaaaaaggggggaaaaaatgCTACTAATGTTTTGAATGTGCATGTATTGGTTCTTCCAACTCATCCGGGAGCAATATCTCAAGTGGCTGGAAAAATTGCTGCAGTTAATCATTCGTCCATCCAGTTCCAACTTGCAACTCAAAATCCTTACGAACGTAACTGCCATTTTAGGACATATACCTGATGAAAGCAATAAAGAAATTTCACCTTCACCATGACAAAGGAGTCCAATATTTTCAATGACAAGTTAAGAGACTATAAGATTTAAGGGCACGAAATCACTGCCTGGTTGCGTGGCCCCTGCACCAGTGTTGGGGGGGGGGCAATGAGAGCACGTGCAGGGTCA is drawn from Macadamia integrifolia cultivar HAES 741 chromosome 7, SCU_Mint_v3, whole genome shotgun sequence and contains these coding sequences:
- the LOC122084129 gene encoding leucine-rich repeat extensin-like protein 5 is translated as MGHGRSMVSIRREWFSWLLWIELLFVIMFSQVAMGDEIGIPATGLLCISECSTCPTICSPPPASASLPPPPPPPSSPPPQHSPPQSNYFPQSPPPKPPPHSLSSYSAPPPSYSTVSSRPPPSPLSYFTNTPTAQSPPTINGPLNDSYPYYYFYASEAASFSLPAIFSYFVTSLLCSSLVFPFW